Part of the Lepus europaeus isolate LE1 chromosome Y, mLepTim1.pri, whole genome shotgun sequence genome, gtggctcacttggttaatcctctgcctgtagtgccagcatctcatatgggtgccaggttctagtcccagttgctcctcttccagttcagctctctgttgtggcccaggggggcagtggaggttggcccaattgcttgggctcctgccaccacatgggagaccaggagatgcacctggctcctggcttcagattggcatagctctggccatagcggccatttggggggtgaaccaacagaagacttttctctctgtctctctctctcactgtctaactctgtcaaataaataaaaaagaaaaagaaactgaggcctaaGGTGTTTAAGTAGAATGTGAAGGTCAcaaatgctttattttaattccccaaagaaaaaatattgatcaTAATGCATTTGAACATGGGGTTTAGAGGCTTACAGATCTGGCATTATGCTTTATCCCTCTAAGTGCAGCCACAGTCATTTATCATTTGCTTTCCACAACTGGTGGAgaagtataaatttaaaaaagaatatagctcTTCTTTATCTACTCTGAAAATTTTTTGACTTACTGAAAGTTAGTAATTAATGGATAGATACTGACACATGGGTGAGTGGATGAAGACCTTCAGCTTTGCTATCTTCTGCCACCAGATAACACAAAAATGCCTAAACAAGTTGAAAGTCTCCTTTCTGGGACTCACAAGCATATGCAATAGTAAATAATCACCACACTTTAATCCTAACCACTTGAGATTGCAAGAGGATTCTACACTTTACAAACATGAtggaaagacaaatttatttctcattcttttgtctttttctatgttttcagtataatttaaaaattttcccttcatggcatgctcaatcggacttgcctcaaatgctGGAGtgagaaaagtgccaggggattccaatataatcccatcaaggtggcatataccaatgccatctcactagaccaagtgatcaatttcagttcacacttGAGCACACTGgtaggtcgaagagtcaaagggatcacacaaacaagactagtgtctgctaatactaactgataagggagagaaagatccagcattggaagtgggatacacagcagactcatagaatggcagatgtcctaaataacactctggcctcagaatcagcccttaaggcattcggatctggctcaacagcccatgagagtattttaggcatggaaagccaagataccatggaaaagaaaaaaataagaagacctaaatgaaatatctctgtgagtgagaacccagtggaaagaatggggccatcatctgaagggaggagagaacttccactttgactatgaccctcttgggataagatcaaagttggtaaaccctaaaggcttccatagcctcggcaactcatgactaatgatgccataaacaagagtgtcaaattgttccatcaacaacaggagtcactgtgtacttacatctcatgtgggatctgtccttaatgtgttgtccaatgcgaagtaatgctataactagtactgaaacagtatttttacaccttgtgtttctgtgtggttgcaaactgatgaaatctttacttcgtatatacagaattgatcttctgtatataaagataattgaaaatgaaaaaaaaaattacttggtgttaaattggaaattgcatagaaaattaatcaattcttaaaaaaatatcatgtaggatctctgtccttaatgtactgtacattgtgatttaatgttataactagtactccaactgtatttttcacttggtgttgctatgtgagggcaaactgttgaaatctttacttaatatatactaaacagatcttctgtatataaagagaattgaaaatgaatcttgatatgcatgggaggggagagggagtgggaaaggggagggctgtgggtgggagggaagttattgggggggagccattgtaatccataagctatactttggaaatttatattcattaaataaaagtttaaaaaaattttcccttcattattctaaaatatttttcagttctttttaatttttattaatataaaaagaacattttttagatttttttatttgaaagtcagacttacacagagagagcagaggcagagagagagaggggtcttccatctgaatgttcactcccaaatggctgcaatggctggagctgtgccgatctgaagccaggagccaggagcttcttccagatctcccatgtgagtgcaggggcccaaggacatgggccatcttccactgctaccctgggccatagcagagagttggatcagaagtggagcagccaggtcttgaactggcacccacatgggatgctggcacttcaggccagggcattaacccactgtgcaacagcaccaaccccaaaagaacagatttaatatatttctctttttttgacaggcagagttatacagtgagagagagagaaagagacagagagaaaggtcttccttccattggttcaccccccaagaggccactatggctggcacgttgcagctggcacactgcaccgatcagaagccaagagccaggtgcttcctcctggtcccccaggtgggcacagggcccaaggacctgggccattctccactgccttcctggtcacagcagagagctggaatggaagaggaacgaccaggacagaatccaacaccccaaccggaactagaactcgttttgctggagctgcaggcagagattaacctagtgagctatggcaccagcctgatttaatatatttctgaGGCAAAATTCTAGTAAGAGAACCATATTTCACTACCTTCGTTCTCCCCATCAACCAATGTTCCTCCTccccttattttttctttgatctttGCAAAAGCTTAATTTTTGTCCATTatataatcacagatttaatgcCCCACTAACAATAATAAGTTAAAGGTAGAAAGATCAAGATCACAGtttcacagaagtataaacaagggctaaaaacatcaaatcacaagatgtccatttcattcctacatatcttttgtgctttataatgactaccatatatcagagaaaacataatatttgtctttgggaTACTGGctgatttcattaagcataattgtttccagGTACATCCATTTCTTtcaaaaagacaggatttcattaatttttaagactGGGTAGTATCCAAGCATGCATATaaactaaaaatctttttttgaagatttatttatttatttgaaagtctgaattataGAGGgtaaaggaaagacaaagagagagagaggaggggacagagagaaatagagagacagagacagagagagagagggagggagggagagagattctttctgctgtttcactcctcaaatggccacagcagtcagggctgggccagactggagccaggggcttcttccaagtctcccacatgagttctggAGCCCAAAAACAcagacattttccattattttcccatgtgcattagcaaggatctagATCTGAAGGGAACATCAAGAACTAGAATGGGTGtcaatatggatgccagcactgcagatgccagcttaacctgctacatcatagCTCTAGCCCCAACATATTCTTCACTGAGTCataaattgatggacatctgtgttgattctataTGTTAGCTATCTGTGAATTGAtatgcaatgaacatgagagttCTTTCATAgggtgatttcatttcatttgggtaattcCCAGGAGATGCATGAccgggtcatatggtaaatctattttcagatttctgagtaatctacctattgtcttccataatgattgtgctCATTTACATTATCACCAAGAATGTATTAAGGTAATGTTTTCCCTAAATCCTCACCTGTGTTtattatttctctgatttttggatgattaCCATTGTAACTGGGTGAGGAAGTaacaatgtggtttttatttaaatttccctgatggctactacttctgagcattttttcatttgttacatttcatcctttgaaaaaaatgcctgttcatgcccTTTAccaatttcttaactgtattgttttgttttcttgttgttgaaatttttagctctttatagattctgaatattaactatttatcagtttcatagttcacaaatattttctctcattctgtcagttgcttcttcactgtgtttttacttttagggcaaaggcttccctccctttcaattgttgtgaaagtttcagaattagaattagaattaattcttctttaaaagtcttatGGAAtttaacagtgaagccatctggtcctgggcttttctttcttgggagggtctttattactgattcaatctccatcttgcttATAGGCctatttaagttttctgtgtcttcataaatcaattttgatagattgtatgcttctagaaatctatgtatttcttgtagaTTTTCCAATCTTTCCAATAGCTGCTTGcattaattcctgatgattctttttatttctgtggtctctgttgttacatttctttttttaaataatttttatttatttgaaattcagaattacaaagagaaagaaggagaggcagagaaagagcaaggtcttccatctgctggttcactcctcaattggctgcattgtctagagttgtgctgatctgaagccagatacCAGGAGATTCTTATGAGACTCTCACGcagatggaggggcccaaggtcttgggccaccttctactgctttcccaggccacagcaaagagctggatcatacatggagcatctgggtctcaaaccagtgcctctatagaatgctggcacttcaggtggtggctttacctgctgtgccacaccactggtCCCAACagctctttttcatctctgattttaatttgggtcttctcccttttttgtttaGTTAAACCAAggatgtatcaattttatttatttttcaaaacactatttcttcatttcatcaatttttttttgcattattacaTGGTGACCttgtctcttttgacagtttctttcttttttgtttaaagatttatttatttatttgaaaataagagttacaccaagagagaaggagaggtggagagagaggtcttccatctgctggttcactccccattggctgcaatggctggagctgctccaatccaaagccaggagccaggagcttcttctgggtctcccacgtcagtgcaggagcccaaggacttgggccatcttctgctactttcccaggacacagcagagagctggatcagaaatggagcagttgggacataaagcagcacccatataggatgccagcactgcaggcagtggccttaccctctatgccacagcactggccctgatggtTTCTAAGTCTATTTTCTCTGGCTTAGTGCCTACAAGACTGAGCATGTTCCAAGTAGGGCTCTGGCAACTCACTTCTGGCAGACCCTTGGGCTGAGGCCAGACACTATTCCTCCCTTCCACTTCTGACATGCTGTTGGCttagtctgtgtatgtgtggtaaCACCATGTCTGCTCCACTGTTAGCCATGGTGCCTTGTGCCTGGAAGGCTGCCACTGTGGTAATTTTCCTTCATGGATTAGGAGATACTGGGCATGGATGGGCAGAAGCCTTTGCAGGTATCACAAGTTCACATACCAAATGTATCAGCCTGCATGCACCCATTATGCctgttacattaaatataaacatgGCTATGCCTTCTTGGTTTGATAATATTGGACTTTCACCAGACTCACAGgaggatgaaactggaattaaaCAGGCTGCAGGAAATGTAAAGATTTTGATAGATCAAAAGGTGATGAGTGGCAGTCCTAACAGAATCATTTTGGAAGGATTTCCTCAGAGAggagttttaattttatatactgctGTTACCATATAGCAGAAACTGGTGGGTGTCACTGCACTTAGTTGCTGGCTTCCACTTTGGGCTTCATTTCCACAGGGTCCTGTCAGTGGTGCTAATAGAGATATTTCTATTCTCCAGTGCCATAGAGATTGCGACCCTTTAATTCCACTAATGTTTGGTTCTCTTACTATGCAAAAACTAAACAAACTGCTAAATTTGGCCAGTGTAACCTTTAAGGCCTATGAAGGCATGAGGCACAGTTCCTGTCAGCAAAAAATGGATGCTTAATATTTCTGAAGTATGTTAATTTTCTGCTGTATTCCAACAGACCAAACAGGATAC contains:
- the LOC133754199 gene encoding acyl-protein thioesterase 1-like, whose protein sequence is MCGNTMSAPLLAMVPCAWKAATVVIFLHGLGDTGHGWAEAFAGITSSHTKCISLHAPIMPVTLNINMAMPSWFDNIGLSPDSQEDETGIKQAAGNVKILIDQKVMSGSPNRIILEGFPQRGGPVSGANRDISILQCHRDCDPLIPLMFGSLTMQKLNKLLNLASVTFKAYEGMRHSSCQQKMDA